Proteins from one Fragaria vesca subsp. vesca linkage group LG6, FraVesHawaii_1.0, whole genome shotgun sequence genomic window:
- the LOC101307227 gene encoding transcriptional adapter ADA2-like, which translates to MGRSRAVAQSAPGDSNQSRGKRKRTASGAEVAENSSAAQKGLAQELSEPKGAFYHCNYCQKDISGKIRIKCGVCPDFDLCIECFSVGVEVTPHKCNHPYRVMDNLSFPLICPDWNADEEMLLLEGIEMYGFGNWTEVSEHVGTRRRQQCIDHYNAIYMNSPCFPLPDMSRVMGKSREDLLALSEGSGEIKKELPMFMEITLKEESPFSPRVKSEEPKKTAASKASSHSTADGASGAGKKASNKLQIKDEPKVTKVEESQRTIGGKKLRSLVEEGPSVTELSGYNYKRQEFEIEYDNDAEQILADMEFHDTDTDGDRELKLRVLHVYGKRLDERKRRKDFVLERNLLHPDPLEKNLSSEVREIHQRFKVFMRFHSNEDHKELLTSIIEEQQIVKRILDLQEARAAGCRTATEASNYLEQKRKNESEESLLKIKENAQAGASVKILQQISPRGAARGSAILHPGPKDLSLITQPISNSLDDWDISGLMGADLLSETEKRLCCELRILPSHYLHMLQTISTETLNGNVKKKSDAHSLFKVDPDKVDKVYDMVIQKGLTLA; encoded by the exons ATGGGTCGATCCCGAGCGGTGGCACAATCCGCTCCCGGCGATTCGAACCAGAG TAGAGGTAAGAGAAAGAGAACAGCTTCAGGTGCAGAAGTAGCTGAGAATAGTAGTGCAGCTCAGAAGGGTTTAGCCCAGGAGCTTAGCGAGCCCAAAGGAGCTTTTTACCATTGTAATTATTGCCAGAAAGATATATCTGGCAAGATTCGGATAAAATGTGGGGTGTGTCCGGATTTTGATCTTTGCATTGAGTGCTTCTCTGTTGGAGTTGAGGTTACACCTCACAAATGTAATCATCCGTATAGAGTTATG GACAATTTGTCTTTTCCACTAATATGTCCTGACTGGAATGCTGATGAAGAGATGCTTTTGCTCGAGGGTATTGAAATGTATGGTTTTGGTAATTGGACTGAAGTTTCTGAACATGTTGGAACAAGAAGAAGGCAACAGTGTATCGACCACTATAATGCTATATATATGAACTCCCCTTGCTTTCCTCTCCCA GACATGTCTCGGGTTATGGGAAAGAGCAGAGAGGATCTTCTTGCCTTGTCTGAGGGGTCTGGTGAAATCAAGAAAG AGCTGCCTATGTTTATGGAGATAACGCTGAAAGAAGAATCTCCTTTTTCTCCACGAGTCAA AAGCGAAGAACCAAAAAAGACTGCTGCTTCTAAAGCTTCATCCCACTCAACTGCTG ATGGTGCGTCTGGAGCTGGAAAGAAGGCCTCCAACAAATTGCAGATTAAGGATGAACCTAAAGTCACGAAAGTGGAAG AATCTCAGCGGACCATTGGAGGGAAAAAACTAAGGAGTTTAGTGGAGGAGGGCCCTTCTGTGACAGAATTGAGTGGCTATAACTACAAGAGGCAAGAGTTTGAAATTGAATACGATAATGATGCTGAGCAGATACTAGCAGATATGGAATTTCACGATACTGACACTGATGGTGATCGTGAATTAAAACTACGAGTTCTGCATGTCTATGGAAAAAG GCTTGATGAGAGGAAACGCAGGAAGGATTTCGTACTAGAAAGAAATTTGCTTCATCCCGATCCATTGGAGAAGAACCTCTCATCAGAAGTGAGAGAAATACATCAGCGCTTCAAGGTCTTCATGCGGTTCCACTCAAATGAAGACCACAAGGAGTTGCTTACGAGTATCATTGAGGAACAACAAATTGTCAAAAGAATACTAGATCTTCAG GAGGCTCGAGCTGCAGGATGTAGAACAGCCACTGAGGCAAGCAATTACCTCGAGCAGAAAAGAAAGAATGAAAGTGAGGAAAGTTTGCTAAAGATTAAGGAAAACGCTCAGGCTGGTGCAAGTGTTAAAATCTTACAACAGATCAGCCCCCGGGGAGCTGCTAGGGGATCAGCAATTCTGCATCCTGGACCGAAGGACTTGTCATTAATTACGCAACCTATTTCAAACTCCTTGGATGATTGGGATATCAGTGGACTTATGGGAGCTGATTTACTCTCTGAAACT GAGAAAAGGCTTTGCTGTGAGCTCAGAATCCTACCATCCCATTATCTACACATGCTGCAGACCATCTCCACAGAGACTTTGAACGGGAATGTCAAGAAGAAATCTGACGCCCACAGCCTCTTTAAGGTTGATCCAGACAAAGTCGATAAAGTTTACGATATGGTAATACAAAAGGGACTAACCCTAGCATAG
- the LOC101307914 gene encoding transcriptional regulator STERILE APETALA-like → MSSSSSSSSSPSSSSPSTSQNDRGNVAGTSTVRQRRGSDFEGPSSSRRRAVSEVWPEPFIEALAAQIAIDASRNIGRLAVAAALANIFQVCSTWRAVSRSELLWRRLSRRIWGRTQLTQDTWRDEYVYWHRTARNFRMGRYTHTRLYFDPSDVDDPDGLTCRCLALSDTHLACGFADGAVRLFNLTTRLHVSTYRPHHRDRMGRFSRAVTGIVISDSRLVFATLDGDIHVAALHGPAITRRAHLGDWMNDGVLVDFTGCGRWWVGLYAGVPGRAIHIWDASTEELLFVDGSLTDPEAVAGWHMLRELTGFVGRVRVTTQETAVACTSARVIVFDLRNQGVVLADDEYRRGVVVTSVDVSNGRYVVVGNRGMARVRRADTAQEMCRFMVLGAGQMGVMGCMNGGYALMCGGGAVRVWEVERGEYLYNFTEPVGAVSAFVCDERHVAAWGSDTTLHLWDFGAGAAE, encoded by the exons ATGTCTTCTTCATCATCATCATCATCTTCGCCATCATCTTCATCACCTTCCACATCTCAGAATGATAGAGGCAATGTGGCTGGTACTAGCACCGTACGACAAAGAAGGGGTAGTGATTTTGAAGGGCCATCATCTTCGAGACGACGTGCCGTCAGTGAGGTCTGGCCGGAGCCTTTCATTGAAGCACTCGCCGCCCAGATTGCCATTGACGCTTCTCGCAACATTGGCCGCCTCGCCGTCGCTGCTGCACTCGCCAATATCTTCCAG GTGTGTTCGACGTGGCGCGCCGTTTCCCGCTCAGAACTTCTATGGCGCCGGCTTTCTCGCCGGATTTGGGGGCGGACTCAACTTACTCAGGACACGTGGCGTGACGAGTATGTGTACTGGCATCGGACGGCTAGAAACTTCCGGATGGGGAGGTACACGCACACGAGGCTTTACTTTGACCCGTCTGACGTGGACGACCCGGACGGGTTGACCTGCCGGTGCCTGGCTCTCTCCGACACCCACCTCGCGTGCGGCTTTGCCGACGGAGCGGTCAGGCTCTTCAACCTCACCACGCGCCTCCACGTCAGCACGTACCGGCCCCACCACCGTGACCGTATGGGGAGATTTTCCCGGGCGGTTACGGGGATCGTGATCAGTGATTCTCGGCTCGTTTTCGCCACGCTGGACGGGGACATCCACGTGGCGGCTTTGCATGGTCCGGCAATCACGAGGAGGGCCCACCTGGGGGATTGGATGAACGACGGCGTTTTGGTGGACTTCACCGGCTGCGGGCGGTGGTGGGTGGGTCTCTACGCCGGAGTTCCGGGTCGTGCTATTCATATCTGGGACGCGAGCACCGAAGAGCTTCTTTTCGTGGACGGGTCGTTGACCGACCCGGAAGCGGTGGCGGGTTGGCACATGCTGAGGGAGTTGACCGGGTTTGTGGGCCGGGTCCGGGTCACGACCCAGGAGACCGCGGTGGCGTGCACGAGCGCGCGTGTCATCGTGTTCGACCTGCGGAACCAAGGAGTGGTCCTGGCGGACGACGAGTACCGAAGAGGGGTCGTGGTGACATCGGTCGACGTCAGCAACGGCCGTTACGTCGTCGTCGGGAACAGGGGCATGGCCAGGGTGCGGCGGGCGGACACGGCGCAGGAGATGTGCAGGTTCATGGTGCTCGGAGCCGGGCAGATGGGGGTGATGGGTTGCATGAACGGCGGGTACGCGCTGATGTGCGGCGGCGGAGCGGTTAGGGTCTGGGAGGTGGAGAGGGGCGAGTATCTGTACAATTTCACGGAGCCGGTGGGGGCGGTCAGCGCTTTTGTGTGTGACGAACGACATGTCGCAGCATGGGGGAGTGATACGACACTGCACCTGTGGGACTTTGGTGCAGGTGCAGCGGAGTAG